From a region of the Streptomyces venezuelae genome:
- a CDS encoding MurR/RpiR family transcriptional regulator, with translation MSDSPAARLQKLFEGHRLTPTQRRIAHCMVRGAAEVPFLSSVELAELAGVSQPSVTRFAVALGFDGYPALRRHLREVAPAERPEAAHEDSYNEYQQAVLGEIENLRQLAAMLADPAPVQEAGRLLAASTPLLVLGLRAASSQARGFAYFASKVHPDVRLIDEGGSMMEDRIDAARYEGATALLCFALPRHPREVVDTLERSRRAGLTVVTVADSAFAPVARHSDLLIPAQVGTGLAFDTACAPMLLGRVLLESMADALPDAQARLEAFDARAAARGLFVE, from the coding sequence ATGAGTGACAGCCCGGCCGCGCGGCTGCAGAAGCTGTTCGAGGGGCACCGGCTGACGCCGACCCAGCGGCGGATCGCGCACTGCATGGTGCGCGGGGCGGCGGAGGTGCCCTTCCTGTCGAGCGTCGAGCTCGCGGAACTGGCCGGGGTGAGCCAGCCCTCGGTGACCCGGTTCGCCGTGGCGCTGGGCTTCGACGGATATCCCGCGCTCCGCCGCCACCTGCGCGAGGTGGCCCCCGCCGAGCGGCCCGAGGCCGCGCACGAGGACTCGTACAACGAGTACCAGCAGGCCGTCCTGGGGGAGATCGAGAACCTGCGGCAGCTGGCCGCGATGCTCGCCGATCCGGCGCCGGTCCAGGAGGCGGGCCGGCTCCTCGCGGCCTCGACCCCGCTGCTGGTGCTCGGTCTGCGGGCGGCGTCCTCCCAGGCGCGCGGGTTCGCGTACTTCGCGTCGAAGGTCCACCCGGACGTACGGCTCATCGACGAGGGCGGCTCGATGATGGAGGACCGGATCGACGCGGCGCGTTACGAGGGGGCCACGGCGCTGCTCTGCTTCGCGCTGCCCCGCCACCCCAGGGAGGTCGTGGACACCCTGGAACGCTCGCGGCGGGCCGGCCTGACCGTGGTCACGGTCGCCGACTCGGCCTTCGCCCCGGTGGCCCGCCATTCGGACCTGCTGATCCCGGCGCAGGTCGGCACCGGCCTGGCCTTCGACACGGCGTGCGCGCCGATGCTGCTGGGCCGGGTGCTGCTGGAGTCGATGGCGGACGCCCTGCCGGACGCGCA
- a CDS encoding cystathionine beta-synthase, translating to MQFHDSMISLVGNTPLVKLNRVTEGLQATVLAKVEYFNPGGSVKDRIAVRMIEAAEQSGALKPGGTIVEPTSGNTGVGLAIVAQQKGYKCIFVCPDKVSMDKINVMRAYGAEVVVCPTAVDPEHPDSYYNVSDRLAREPGAWKPDQYSNPNNPRSHYETTGPELWDQTDGKITHFVAGVGTGGTISGTGNYLKQVSGGKVKVIGADPEGSVYSGGSGRPYLVEGVGEDFWPTAYDPDVTDEIIAVSDKDSFQMTRRLAKEEGLLVGGSCGMAVVAALKAAEGLGPDDVVVVLLPDSGRGYLSKIFSDEWMAGHGFLEEAGPAARIGDVLNDKEGGIPSLVHMHPEETVGEAIEVLREYGVSQMPIVKPGAGHPDVMAAEVIGSVVEKELLAALFAQRASLTDPLEKHMSSPLPQVGSGEPVSELMSVLGEADAAIVLVEGKPTGVVSRQDLLAFLAKSPK from the coding sequence GTGCAATTCCACGACTCGATGATCAGCCTCGTCGGCAACACCCCGCTGGTGAAGCTCAACCGTGTGACCGAAGGCCTGCAGGCCACCGTCCTTGCGAAGGTCGAGTACTTCAATCCCGGTGGATCCGTGAAGGACCGGATCGCCGTACGGATGATCGAGGCCGCCGAGCAGAGCGGAGCCCTCAAGCCCGGTGGCACCATCGTGGAGCCGACCAGCGGCAACACGGGTGTAGGACTCGCCATCGTGGCCCAGCAGAAGGGCTACAAGTGCATCTTCGTCTGCCCTGACAAGGTGTCCATGGACAAGATCAACGTGATGCGCGCGTACGGCGCCGAGGTCGTGGTCTGCCCGACCGCCGTCGACCCCGAGCACCCGGACTCGTACTACAACGTGTCCGACCGCCTCGCGCGCGAGCCCGGCGCCTGGAAGCCCGACCAGTACAGCAACCCGAACAACCCCCGTTCGCACTACGAGACCACCGGCCCCGAGCTGTGGGACCAGACGGACGGCAAGATCACCCATTTCGTCGCGGGTGTCGGCACGGGCGGCACGATCTCCGGTACCGGCAACTACCTCAAGCAGGTCAGCGGCGGGAAGGTCAAGGTCATCGGCGCCGACCCCGAGGGCTCGGTCTACTCGGGCGGCTCCGGCCGGCCGTACCTGGTCGAGGGCGTCGGTGAGGACTTCTGGCCGACGGCCTACGACCCGGACGTGACCGACGAGATCATCGCGGTGTCCGACAAGGACTCCTTCCAGATGACCCGCCGCCTCGCCAAGGAGGAGGGCCTGCTCGTCGGCGGCTCCTGCGGCATGGCGGTCGTCGCGGCGCTGAAGGCCGCCGAGGGCCTCGGCCCGGACGACGTGGTCGTCGTCCTGCTGCCGGACAGCGGCCGCGGCTACCTCAGCAAGATCTTCAGCGACGAGTGGATGGCGGGACACGGCTTCCTGGAGGAGGCGGGCCCCGCCGCACGCATCGGCGACGTGCTGAACGACAAGGAGGGCGGCATCCCCTCCCTCGTCCACATGCACCCCGAGGAGACCGTCGGCGAGGCCATCGAGGTCCTGCGCGAGTACGGCGTCTCGCAGATGCCGATCGTCAAGCCGGGCGCGGGTCACCCGGACGTGATGGCCGCCGAGGTCATCGGTTCCGTGGTCGAGAAGGAGCTCCTGGCGGCGCTGTTCGCCCAGCGCGCCTCCCTGACCGACCCGCTGGAGAAGCACATGAGCTCCCCGCTGCCGCAGGTCGGCTCCGGCGAGCCGGTGTCCGAGCTGATGTCGGTGCTCGGCGAGGCGGACGCGGCGATCGTGCTGGTCGAGGGCAAGCCCACCGGTGTGGTGAGCCGTCAGGACCTGCTGGCCTTCCTGGCCAAGTCCCCGAAGTAG